From one Mycobacterium colombiense CECT 3035 genomic stretch:
- a CDS encoding carboxymuconolactone decarboxylase family protein — protein MTTARLPQLPLDEAKAAADEAAVPNYMAELSIFQVLLNHPPLARGINDLLATMLWHGTLDSRLRELVIMRIGWLTACDYEWTQHWRVASRLGVPADDLLGVRDWPNHAGFGPVERAVLAATDDVVRDGSVSAKSWSACEREFQGDTTVLVELVTVIGAWRMVASILQSLEVPLEEGVSSWPPDGRSPRS, from the coding sequence ATGACAACAGCGCGCCTGCCTCAACTGCCACTCGACGAAGCCAAGGCCGCCGCCGACGAAGCGGCCGTCCCCAACTACATGGCCGAGCTCAGCATCTTCCAGGTGCTGCTCAACCATCCGCCGCTGGCGCGTGGCATCAACGACCTGCTCGCCACCATGCTCTGGCACGGGACGCTCGACTCTCGGCTGCGCGAGCTGGTGATCATGCGGATCGGCTGGCTCACCGCCTGCGACTACGAATGGACACAGCACTGGCGCGTCGCATCCCGGCTCGGCGTTCCGGCCGACGACCTGCTGGGCGTGCGGGATTGGCCGAACCACGCCGGGTTCGGGCCCGTCGAGCGGGCCGTGCTCGCGGCCACCGACGACGTGGTGCGCGACGGCTCGGTGAGCGCCAAGAGCTGGTCGGCATGCGAGCGCGAATTCCAGGGCGACACAACCGTTCTCGTTGAGCTCGTGACGGTCATCGGCGCCTGGCGGATGGTCGCGTCGATCCTGCAGAGCCTGGAAGTGCCGCTGGAGGAGGGCGTGTCGAGCTGGCCGCCGGACGGCCGGTCGCCCCGGTCCTAA
- a CDS encoding VOC family protein: protein MTTSNPTVWLTLQAHDAPKLIDYYVETFGFVVAARYGAGDRVDHAQLLWPEGSGGIMLGSHKPGADWSREPGTAGGYIVTGDPDALYARVSSHQAEIVRPLGKTDYGATEFAVRDPEGNLWSFGDYAGEPMPS, encoded by the coding sequence ATGACTACTTCGAATCCGACAGTCTGGTTGACGCTGCAGGCGCATGACGCCCCCAAGCTCATCGATTACTACGTCGAGACGTTCGGCTTTGTCGTCGCGGCACGCTACGGCGCCGGCGACCGAGTCGACCATGCCCAATTGCTTTGGCCGGAAGGCAGCGGCGGCATCATGTTGGGCAGCCACAAACCCGGGGCGGACTGGTCGCGCGAACCGGGAACCGCCGGTGGCTACATCGTCACCGGCGATCCCGATGCCCTCTACGCCCGGGTGTCCTCACACCAGGCGGAAATCGTCCGCCCGCTCGGCAAAACCGATTACGGTGCAACGGAATTCGCCGTCCGTGATCCGGAAGGCAACTTGTGGTCGTTCGGCGACTACGCCGGCGAGCCGATGCCGAGCTGA
- a CDS encoding Rv1535 family protein, which translates to MTAAFYDEVLTVAPAPTLTVVRDTDTIPAPAPAPVAKARRSDHAPFGAGGDPLVDGAARLLSVPLRHVYAALWRVGVLDVRA; encoded by the coding sequence ATGACCGCAGCTTTCTACGACGAAGTGCTCACCGTAGCTCCCGCCCCCACGCTCACCGTGGTGCGCGACACCGACACGATCCCGGCGCCCGCCCCGGCTCCGGTGGCCAAGGCCCGCCGGTCCGACCACGCACCGTTCGGCGCCGGTGGCGACCCGCTGGTCGACGGCGCCGCGCGCCTGCTCAGCGTCCCGCTGCGCCACGTGTACGCCGCGCTGTGGCGGGTCGGCGTCCTCGACGTCCGGGCCTGA
- the ileS gene encoding isoleucine--tRNA ligase has product MTDNVDVNTYPKPAGGAPDFPALELEVLDYWARDDTFRASIARRDGAPEYVFYDGPPFANGLPHYGHLLTGYVKDIVPRYRTMRGYKVERRFGWDTHGLPAELEVERQLGITDKSQIDDMGIAAFNDACRASVLRYTDEWQAYVTRQARWVDFDTDYKTLDLPYMESVIWAFKQLWDKGLAYEGYRVLPYCWRDETPLSNHELRMDDDVYQSRQDPALTVGFRVVGGPLDGAHLLVWTTTPWTLPSNLAVAVNPEVTYVEVEADGKRFVLAEPRLTAYARELREEPEILATYRGADLLGMRYLPPFPYFMDPEPGRANAFQVLPGEFVTTEDGTGIVHMAPAYGEDDMATTDKVGITPVTPVDSKGRFDATVPDYQGQHVFDANPHIIRDLKNGSGPAAANGAVLLRHETYEHPYPHCWRCRNPLIYRAVSSWFVAVTEFRDRMVELNQQITWYPEHVKDGQFGKWLAGARDWSISRNRYWGTPIPVWKSDDPAYPRVDAYGSLDELERDFGVRPTNLHRPFIDELTRPNPDDPTGRSTMRRIPDVLDVWFDSGSMPYAQVHFPFENEEWFDSHYPGDFIVEYIGQTRGWFYTLHVLATALFDRPAFKTCVAHGIVLGSDGQKMSKSLRNYPDVSEVFDRDGSDAMRWFLMASPILRGGNLIVTEQGIREGVRQVLLPFWNAYSFLALYAPKVGTWRTDSTQVLDRYILAKLAELRDELTHEMDTCDISRACEQLRQFTEALTNWYVRRSRSRFWEEDVDAIDTLHTVLEVTARLAAPLLPSVTEIVWRGLTSQRSVHLTDWPAPGDVPADPDLVAAMDQVRDVCSAASSLRKAKKLRVRLPLPKLTVAVENPQRLAPFADLIADELNVKSVELTDAIDTYGRFELTVNARVAGPRLGKDVQAAIKAVKAGEGVVNADGTLTAGPAVLQPEEYSSRLVAADPEFTAALPDGSGLVVLDGTVTPELEAEGWAKDRIRELQELRKSTGLDVSDRISVVMAVPGERADWARTHRDLIAGEILATSFEFGDPVDGAEIGDGVRVSIAKA; this is encoded by the coding sequence GTGACCGACAACGTCGACGTCAACACGTACCCCAAGCCGGCCGGCGGGGCGCCCGACTTCCCGGCGCTCGAGCTCGAGGTGCTCGACTACTGGGCCCGCGACGACACCTTCCGGGCCAGCATCGCCCGCCGCGACGGCGCGCCGGAATACGTGTTCTACGACGGGCCGCCGTTCGCCAACGGGCTGCCGCACTACGGCCACCTGCTCACCGGCTACGTCAAGGACATCGTCCCGCGCTACCGCACCATGCGCGGCTACAAGGTGGAGCGCCGCTTCGGCTGGGACACCCACGGGCTGCCCGCCGAACTCGAAGTCGAGCGCCAGCTGGGCATCACCGACAAGTCGCAGATCGACGACATGGGCATCGCCGCGTTCAACGACGCCTGCCGGGCCTCGGTGCTGCGCTACACCGACGAGTGGCAGGCCTACGTCACCCGCCAGGCGCGCTGGGTCGACTTCGACACCGACTACAAGACGCTGGACCTGCCCTACATGGAGTCGGTGATCTGGGCGTTCAAACAGCTCTGGGACAAGGGCCTGGCGTATGAGGGCTACCGGGTGTTGCCCTACTGCTGGCGCGACGAGACCCCGCTGTCCAACCACGAATTGCGGATGGACGACGACGTGTACCAGAGCCGCCAGGACCCCGCCCTGACGGTGGGCTTCAGGGTGGTCGGTGGCCCGCTGGACGGGGCGCACCTGCTGGTATGGACGACGACGCCGTGGACCCTGCCGTCCAACCTCGCCGTCGCCGTCAACCCCGAGGTGACCTACGTCGAGGTCGAGGCCGACGGCAAGCGCTTCGTCCTCGCGGAGCCGCGGCTGACCGCCTACGCGCGCGAGTTGCGCGAAGAGCCCGAGATCCTGGCCACCTACCGCGGGGCCGACCTGCTCGGTATGCGCTACCTGCCGCCGTTCCCGTATTTCATGGATCCGGAACCGGGCAGGGCCAACGCATTTCAGGTGCTGCCCGGTGAGTTCGTCACCACCGAGGACGGTACCGGCATCGTGCACATGGCGCCGGCCTACGGCGAGGACGACATGGCGACCACCGACAAGGTCGGCATCACCCCGGTCACGCCCGTCGATTCCAAGGGGCGCTTCGACGCCACGGTCCCGGATTACCAGGGGCAGCACGTCTTTGACGCCAACCCGCACATCATCCGCGACCTGAAGAACGGCAGCGGTCCCGCCGCGGCCAACGGCGCCGTGCTGCTGCGCCACGAAACCTACGAGCACCCCTACCCGCACTGCTGGCGCTGCCGTAACCCGCTGATCTACCGGGCGGTGTCGTCGTGGTTCGTCGCGGTCACCGAGTTCCGGGACCGCATGGTCGAACTCAACCAGCAGATCACCTGGTACCCCGAGCACGTCAAGGACGGCCAGTTCGGCAAGTGGCTGGCCGGCGCCCGCGACTGGTCGATATCCCGAAACCGCTACTGGGGCACCCCGATTCCGGTGTGGAAGTCCGACGACCCGGCGTACCCGCGGGTCGACGCCTACGGCAGCCTCGACGAACTCGAACGCGACTTCGGGGTGCGGCCCACCAACCTGCACCGGCCGTTCATCGACGAGCTGACCCGGCCCAACCCCGACGACCCCACCGGCCGCAGCACGATGCGGCGCATCCCCGACGTGCTCGACGTGTGGTTCGACTCGGGGTCCATGCCCTATGCCCAGGTGCACTTCCCGTTCGAGAACGAAGAGTGGTTCGACAGCCACTACCCCGGCGACTTCATCGTCGAGTACATCGGGCAGACCCGCGGCTGGTTCTACACCCTGCACGTGCTGGCCACCGCGCTGTTCGACCGTCCCGCCTTCAAAACCTGTGTGGCACACGGCATCGTGCTGGGCTCCGACGGCCAGAAGATGAGCAAGTCGCTGCGCAACTATCCCGATGTGTCCGAGGTGTTCGACCGTGACGGCTCCGACGCCATGCGCTGGTTCCTGATGGCCTCGCCGATCCTGCGCGGCGGCAATCTGATCGTCACCGAGCAGGGCATCCGCGAGGGTGTGCGCCAGGTGCTGCTGCCGTTCTGGAACGCCTACAGCTTCCTGGCCCTCTACGCGCCCAAAGTCGGTACCTGGCGCACCGATTCGACACAGGTGCTGGACCGCTACATCCTGGCCAAGCTCGCCGAGCTGCGCGACGAGCTGACCCACGAGATGGACACCTGCGACATCTCCCGGGCCTGCGAGCAGCTGCGCCAGTTCACCGAGGCGCTGACGAACTGGTATGTGCGACGGTCGCGTTCGCGGTTCTGGGAGGAAGACGTCGACGCCATCGACACCCTGCACACCGTGCTGGAGGTCACCGCGCGGCTGGCCGCGCCGCTGCTTCCGTCCGTGACCGAGATCGTCTGGCGCGGCCTGACGTCGCAGCGGTCGGTGCATCTCACCGATTGGCCGGCACCCGGCGACGTGCCCGCCGACCCGGACCTGGTCGCCGCGATGGATCAGGTCCGCGACGTCTGCTCGGCCGCGTCCTCGTTGCGCAAGGCCAAGAAGCTGCGGGTACGGCTGCCGCTGCCTAAACTGACTGTGGCGGTGGAGAATCCACAGCGATTGGCGCCCTTCGCCGACCTGATCGCCGACGAGCTGAACGTCAAGAGCGTCGAGCTGACCGACGCGATCGACACCTACGGCCGCTTCGAGCTCACCGTCAACGCGCGGGTGGCCGGGCCGCGGCTGGGCAAGGACGTGCAGGCCGCCATCAAGGCGGTCAAGGCGGGGGAGGGCGTCGTCAATGCGGACGGCACGCTGACCGCCGGACCCGCGGTGCTGCAACCCGAGGAATACAGTTCACGGCTGGTCGCGGCGGACCCGGAATTCACCGCCGCCCTGCCCGACGGGTCGGGCCTGGTGGTGCTCGATGGCACGGTGACCCCGGAACTGGAGGCCGAAGGCTGGGCCAAGGACCGGATCCGCGAGCTGCAGGAGCTGCGCAAGTCGACCGGGCTGGACGTCTCCGACCGCATCAGCGTGGTGATGGCGGTGCCCGGCGAGCGGGCCGACTGGGCGCGCACCCACCGCGACCTCATCGCGGGCGAAATCCTGGCCACCAGTTTCGAATTCGGCGATCCGGTCGATGGCGCCGAGATCGGCGACGGTGTGCGGGTCAGCATCGCCAAGGCGTGA
- a CDS encoding NAD(P)H-dependent flavin oxidoreductase codes for MRTRVAELLGVEFPICAFSHCRDVVAAVTNAGGFGILGATAHSPQRLQSELTWIEEQTGGKPYGVDLLLPPKYVGAEQGGIDTTQARTLLPEEHRAFVDDLLARYGVTAAAAEPRASLGGLNISPKTYEPLLDVAFSNNIRLIASALGPPPADLVERAHDRDVLVAALAGTTRHAQRHAAAGVDLIVAQGTEAGGHTGEVATMVLVPEVVDAVAPVPVLAAGGIARGRQIAAALALGAEGVWCGSVWLTTEEAETVPVVKEKFLAATSSDTVRSRSMTGKPARMLRTAWTDEWDRPENPDPLGMPLQTALITEPQVRINSAAAQQGAKARELATYFVGQVVGSLDRVRPTRSVVLDMVEEFIDTIGRLDGLVEK; via the coding sequence ATGAGAACCAGGGTCGCCGAGCTGCTCGGAGTCGAATTCCCGATCTGCGCCTTCAGCCACTGCCGCGACGTGGTGGCGGCGGTGACCAACGCGGGCGGCTTCGGAATCCTGGGCGCCACCGCGCACAGCCCCCAGCGGCTGCAGAGCGAGCTGACCTGGATCGAGGAACAGACCGGCGGCAAGCCCTACGGAGTCGACCTGCTGCTGCCGCCCAAGTACGTCGGTGCCGAGCAAGGCGGCATCGACACCACCCAGGCCCGCACCCTGCTGCCCGAGGAGCATCGCGCCTTCGTCGACGACCTGCTGGCCCGCTACGGCGTCACCGCGGCCGCCGCGGAGCCGCGCGCGTCGCTGGGTGGCCTGAACATCTCGCCCAAGACCTATGAGCCGCTGCTCGACGTCGCCTTCTCCAACAACATCCGGCTGATCGCCAGCGCGCTCGGCCCACCGCCGGCCGACCTCGTCGAACGCGCGCACGACCGGGACGTGCTGGTGGCCGCGCTGGCCGGCACCACCCGGCACGCGCAACGGCACGCCGCCGCGGGCGTCGACCTGATCGTCGCGCAAGGCACCGAGGCCGGCGGTCACACCGGCGAGGTGGCGACCATGGTCCTGGTGCCCGAGGTCGTCGACGCCGTGGCCCCGGTGCCCGTGCTCGCCGCCGGCGGCATCGCCCGCGGGCGCCAGATCGCCGCGGCGCTGGCCCTCGGGGCCGAGGGCGTGTGGTGCGGCTCGGTGTGGCTGACCACCGAAGAGGCCGAGACGGTGCCCGTGGTCAAGGAGAAGTTCCTGGCCGCGACCTCGTCGGACACGGTGCGCTCGCGCTCGATGACGGGCAAGCCGGCGCGGATGCTGCGCACGGCCTGGACCGACGAGTGGGACCGGCCGGAAAACCCCGATCCGCTGGGCATGCCGTTGCAGACCGCGCTGATCACCGAGCCGCAGGTGCGCATCAACTCCGCCGCCGCCCAGCAGGGCGCCAAGGCGCGTGAGCTGGCCACCTACTTCGTCGGGCAGGTGGTGGGCTCGCTCGACCGGGTGCGCCCCACCCGCTCGGTGGTGCTGGACATGGTCGAGGAGTTCATCGACACCATCGGCCGGCTCGACGGCCTGGTCGAGAAGTGA
- a CDS encoding helix-turn-helix domain-containing protein yields MVGYRTPDVAEKVHRGMPSSTLTFIVSLDDGVEAASTADALAGSRPNPLILGGLHVQASHVRLCRGQAGVQLAVHPLASRALFGVPSAELPITGFDGVEVLGRSAARLPERAADARGWSDVFATVAGYLVEARRFRDGATVRPEVAYAWRLLERTRGRVQVGKVADQVGVSARHLTTLFHQEVGRSPKTVSMLMRFQNASARIAASARAYGRVDLAAIAAGTGYCDQAHLTREFVRFAGVPPRAWLADEFRNIQDGGHSWASQWDHDYFESDSLVDAAGA; encoded by the coding sequence ATGGTGGGCTATCGCACCCCGGATGTGGCTGAGAAGGTGCACCGCGGCATGCCGTCGTCGACGTTGACATTCATCGTCAGCCTCGACGACGGCGTGGAGGCCGCGTCCACCGCCGACGCGCTGGCGGGTTCTCGGCCCAACCCGTTGATCCTCGGCGGATTACACGTGCAGGCCAGCCATGTGCGGCTGTGTCGCGGCCAGGCGGGTGTGCAGCTGGCCGTGCACCCGTTGGCCTCGCGTGCGCTGTTCGGCGTACCCAGCGCCGAGCTCCCAATCACCGGCTTCGACGGCGTTGAAGTACTGGGCCGGTCTGCCGCCAGGCTCCCCGAGCGTGCCGCGGACGCGCGCGGATGGTCCGATGTATTCGCAACTGTCGCTGGATATCTCGTGGAGGCCCGCCGGTTCCGCGACGGCGCGACCGTGCGGCCGGAGGTCGCCTATGCCTGGCGGCTACTGGAACGCACTCGCGGCCGAGTGCAGGTTGGCAAGGTGGCCGACCAAGTCGGAGTGAGCGCACGACACCTAACGACTCTCTTCCACCAAGAGGTGGGCAGATCGCCGAAGACGGTGTCGATGTTGATGCGATTCCAGAACGCGTCAGCACGGATCGCGGCATCGGCGCGCGCGTACGGCCGGGTTGACCTGGCGGCGATCGCGGCCGGCACCGGTTACTGCGACCAGGCCCACCTGACCCGCGAGTTCGTCCGGTTCGCCGGGGTGCCGCCGCGGGCGTGGCTGGCCGACGAGTTCCGAAACATCCAAGACGGCGGCCACTCCTGGGCATCACAGTGGGACCATGACTACTTCGAATCCGACAGTCTGGTTGACGCTGCAGGCGCATGA